A region of Pseudarthrobacter sp. NIBRBAC000502770 DNA encodes the following proteins:
- a CDS encoding glycosyltransferase — MSTVLAYTSPAIGHLFPMVPLLQELKARGHDVHVRTLRRQVPLLLEAGFHAGPVDDRILAVEAADYRANNAKAALASSVETFTARARFDAPDLQQAIADVRPDLLLIDINAWGARIQAESSGLPWATFSPYTPPLQSRGTPPFGPGLAPMSGPLGRARDALARRLVIGAVEKLMLPRINSLRTELSAGHLPPVSGADEMFRTAPLMLVATSQPFEYPHPDWGPDVRMIGALAWEPPADPPAWLRDGQGSVVLVTTSSEYQADEAIVRTALAGLAGEPFTVVATLPAARTGSAGAAKAAGTDHFGPLPANARLEYFVPHGRVLERAAVAITHGGMGATQKALAQGVPVVVVPFGRDQHEVAARVAAADAGVRLSRKHLTPERLRAAVHQALGKAPGARRVAAGYAAAGGAVAGVDALEELVRVRR, encoded by the coding sequence ATGTCCACCGTCCTTGCCTACACCTCTCCCGCCATCGGCCACCTTTTCCCGATGGTCCCGCTGCTCCAGGAGCTGAAGGCCCGCGGCCATGATGTCCACGTCCGTACCCTGCGCCGGCAGGTCCCGCTGCTGCTGGAGGCGGGGTTCCATGCCGGACCGGTAGATGACCGGATACTCGCGGTCGAGGCCGCTGACTACCGCGCCAACAACGCGAAGGCGGCCTTGGCTTCCAGCGTGGAGACCTTCACGGCCCGTGCCAGGTTCGACGCCCCGGACTTGCAGCAGGCCATTGCTGACGTTCGCCCCGACCTGCTGCTCATCGACATCAACGCCTGGGGAGCCCGCATCCAGGCCGAATCCTCGGGGCTGCCGTGGGCCACCTTCAGCCCTTACACCCCGCCGCTGCAGTCGAGGGGAACCCCGCCGTTCGGACCCGGGCTTGCGCCCATGTCCGGCCCGCTGGGGAGGGCCCGTGATGCACTGGCCCGCCGCCTGGTGATCGGCGCCGTGGAAAAGCTGATGCTGCCGCGCATCAACTCGCTGCGGACGGAGCTGTCCGCCGGCCATCTTCCACCTGTCAGCGGTGCGGACGAGATGTTCCGCACCGCGCCGCTGATGCTCGTGGCCACGTCGCAGCCGTTCGAGTACCCGCATCCGGACTGGGGCCCGGATGTGCGGATGATCGGCGCCCTCGCCTGGGAACCGCCGGCCGACCCTCCGGCCTGGCTCCGGGACGGCCAAGGCTCCGTGGTCCTGGTGACCACGTCCTCCGAGTACCAGGCGGACGAAGCCATTGTGCGGACCGCCCTGGCCGGACTTGCCGGGGAGCCCTTCACCGTCGTCGCCACCCTCCCGGCAGCCCGGACCGGCTCGGCAGGTGCCGCCAAAGCCGCCGGCACGGACCATTTCGGGCCTTTGCCGGCCAATGCGCGGCTGGAGTATTTCGTCCCGCATGGACGTGTCCTCGAGCGGGCAGCGGTGGCCATCACCCACGGCGGGATGGGCGCCACGCAGAAAGCGCTGGCACAGGGAGTGCCCGTGGTGGTGGTCCCGTTTGGCCGCGATCAGCACGAGGTGGCAGCGCGGGTGGCAGCAGCCGACGCCGGGGTGCGGCTGAGCCGGAAACACCTTACTCCGGAGCGGCTCCGGGCAGCCGTCCACCAGGCCCTGGGCAAGGCGCCTGGCGCGCGGCGCGTCGCCGCCGGCTACGCTGCCGCGGGCGGAGCAGTTGCAGGGGTGGATGCGCTGGAGGAACTGGTCCGGGTGCGCCGGTGA
- a CDS encoding FAD-dependent oxidoreductase, protein MSRTSSEGFPVSNHSETAANRPLRVAIVGAGPAGVYAADILTKSSGVKDGDFQVSIDLFEAYPAPYGLIRYGVAPDHPRIKGIVNALHKVLDRGDIRFLGNVTYGRDLTLHDFRAFYDAVIFSTGAIKDADLDIPGIDLRGSFGGADFVSWYDGHPDVPREWPLEAKEIAVIGNGNVALDVARMLVKHPEELLTTEIPDNVYQGLKGSPVTDVHVFGRRGPAQVKFTPLELRELSHMDDVDIVLYPEDFEFDDASDEAIRTNNQVKTMVNTLTNWLVEEHAESDNPSSRRLHLHFLHSPVEVLDDGTGKVGGIKFERMQLDGTGNAKGTGEYVEYPVEAVYRAIGYHGSALDELEYDAKRGVIPNEGGRVLDAEGNPVPGIYTTGWIKRGPVGLIGHTKGDALETIGFLLEDRLNLPAAKNPDPQAIIDLLEERGIEYTTWEGWNKLDAHEAGLGAAWTGPDGLGHVVRERIKVVPREEMIRISRG, encoded by the coding sequence ATGAGCAGGACCAGTTCAGAAGGGTTCCCGGTGTCCAATCACAGCGAAACCGCCGCCAACCGTCCCCTCCGCGTCGCCATCGTCGGCGCGGGACCGGCAGGAGTCTATGCTGCGGACATCCTCACCAAGTCCAGCGGGGTCAAGGACGGCGACTTCCAGGTCAGCATCGACCTCTTCGAGGCCTACCCGGCGCCCTACGGATTGATCAGGTACGGCGTGGCACCGGACCATCCCCGGATCAAGGGCATCGTGAACGCCCTGCACAAGGTCCTGGACCGCGGCGACATCCGGTTCCTGGGCAACGTGACCTACGGCCGGGACCTCACCCTGCACGATTTCCGGGCCTTCTATGACGCCGTGATTTTCTCCACCGGCGCCATCAAGGACGCGGACCTGGACATCCCCGGCATCGATCTGCGCGGCTCTTTCGGCGGCGCCGATTTCGTTTCCTGGTACGACGGCCACCCGGACGTGCCGCGGGAGTGGCCCCTGGAGGCGAAGGAAATCGCGGTGATCGGCAACGGCAACGTGGCCCTGGACGTGGCCCGCATGCTGGTCAAGCACCCTGAGGAACTGCTCACCACGGAGATCCCGGACAACGTCTACCAGGGCCTGAAGGGGTCCCCCGTCACGGACGTGCACGTCTTTGGCCGCCGCGGCCCCGCCCAGGTCAAGTTCACCCCGCTGGAGCTGCGGGAACTGAGCCACATGGACGATGTGGACATTGTCCTCTACCCCGAGGATTTCGAATTCGACGATGCGTCGGACGAGGCCATCCGCACCAACAACCAGGTCAAGACCATGGTGAACACCCTCACCAACTGGCTGGTGGAGGAGCACGCGGAGTCGGACAACCCTTCCTCCCGCAGGCTGCACCTGCACTTCCTGCACAGCCCCGTTGAAGTGCTCGACGACGGCACGGGCAAAGTGGGCGGCATCAAGTTCGAGCGCATGCAGCTGGACGGGACCGGCAACGCCAAGGGCACGGGGGAGTACGTGGAGTACCCCGTCGAGGCCGTCTACCGGGCCATCGGCTACCACGGCTCCGCCCTGGACGAACTGGAGTACGACGCCAAGCGGGGCGTCATCCCCAACGAAGGCGGCCGGGTCCTCGATGCCGAAGGCAACCCCGTTCCGGGCATCTACACCACAGGCTGGATCAAGCGCGGCCCCGTGGGCCTGATCGGCCACACCAAGGGCGACGCACTGGAGACCATCGGCTTCCTGCTGGAGGACCGGTTGAACCTCCCGGCGGCCAAGAACCCGGACCCCCAGGCCATCATCGACCTGCTTGAGGAACGCGGCATCGAATACACCACCTGGGAAGGGTGGAACAAGCTCGACGCCCATGAGGCGGGACTGGGTGCCGCCTGGACCGGACCCGACGGCCTGGGCCATGTAGTCCGCGAGCGCATCAAGGTGGTGCCGCGCGAGGAGATGATCCGCATCTCCCGCGGCTGA
- a CDS encoding APC family permease, protein MNLLRTKSIEQSIADADEPGRKLKRSLSTWDLMIMGVAVAVGAGIFSVGAKAAANFAGPAVTLSFAIAAVTCALAIMCYAEFATAIPVAGSAYVFTYATMGELLAWIIGWNLILELFTAAAVIAKYWGIYLSKVFALTGLDVPPAISLGGVDLYWGAFLIVAIFTVLLVLGTKLSARVGNIFTLIKIAVVLFVIVVGFTYVKFENYTPFVPAAEPTAGNGAADVLKQSFFGFLTGAAPAQYGTMGIFAGAALVFFAFIGFDVVATSAEEVKNPQKTLPRGIFGGLALVTLLYILVSLALTGMVSYTQLAEAKSPTLTTAFEAVGDTSAAKVIAFGSLVGLTTVIMVLLMGLSRVVLAMSRDGLLPRALSKTSDKRSTPARLQIICGAAVALVAGLTNVDLLEEMINIGTLSAFVVVSLGILVLRKKRPDLKPAFRVPFGKVVPIVSAVLCLYLMTNLAVETWIFFGFWLVLGLAIYFAYGQRHSRLNERFAEANASVNGTPLATGTPGSSVEPADEDELSRT, encoded by the coding sequence ATGAACCTTCTGCGGACAAAATCCATCGAGCAGTCGATCGCCGACGCCGATGAGCCCGGACGCAAGCTCAAGCGTTCCCTCAGCACCTGGGACCTCATGATCATGGGCGTCGCCGTTGCTGTCGGCGCCGGTATCTTCTCGGTCGGCGCCAAAGCCGCTGCCAACTTTGCAGGTCCCGCCGTGACGCTCTCCTTCGCGATCGCCGCGGTCACCTGCGCGCTGGCCATCATGTGCTACGCCGAGTTCGCCACCGCCATCCCCGTGGCCGGCTCCGCGTACGTCTTTACCTACGCCACCATGGGTGAACTCCTTGCCTGGATCATCGGCTGGAACCTGATCCTCGAGTTGTTCACGGCCGCCGCCGTGATCGCCAAATACTGGGGCATCTACCTCAGCAAGGTCTTCGCGCTCACTGGCCTGGACGTCCCGCCGGCCATCTCGCTGGGAGGCGTGGACCTCTACTGGGGCGCTTTCCTGATCGTGGCCATCTTCACGGTGCTGCTGGTGCTGGGCACCAAGCTTTCCGCCCGCGTGGGCAACATCTTCACCCTGATCAAGATCGCCGTGGTGCTGTTCGTGATCGTGGTGGGCTTCACCTACGTGAAGTTCGAGAACTACACGCCGTTCGTTCCTGCAGCTGAGCCCACGGCCGGCAATGGCGCTGCGGACGTCCTGAAGCAGTCCTTCTTCGGCTTCCTGACCGGCGCCGCTCCCGCCCAGTACGGCACCATGGGCATCTTCGCCGGTGCCGCCCTGGTGTTCTTCGCCTTCATCGGCTTCGACGTGGTGGCCACCTCTGCCGAGGAGGTGAAGAACCCGCAGAAGACCCTGCCCCGCGGCATCTTCGGCGGACTGGCCCTGGTCACGCTGCTCTACATCCTCGTATCCCTGGCCCTGACCGGCATGGTGTCCTACACCCAGCTCGCTGAAGCCAAGAGCCCCACCCTCACCACCGCCTTCGAAGCCGTGGGCGACACCTCGGCCGCCAAGGTCATCGCCTTCGGCTCCCTCGTGGGCCTGACAACCGTGATCATGGTGCTCCTCATGGGCCTGTCCCGCGTGGTGCTGGCCATGAGCCGCGACGGACTGCTGCCCCGGGCCCTCTCCAAGACCAGTGACAAGCGTTCCACGCCGGCCCGCCTCCAGATCATCTGCGGCGCAGCGGTTGCGCTGGTGGCGGGCCTGACCAACGTTGACCTGCTCGAGGAAATGATCAACATCGGCACCCTGTCGGCGTTCGTCGTGGTCAGCCTGGGCATCCTGGTGCTCCGCAAGAAGCGCCCGGACCTGAAGCCCGCGTTCCGCGTCCCGTTCGGCAAGGTGGTCCCCATCGTGTCTGCCGTGCTGTGCCTGTACCTGATGACCAACCTCGCCGTGGAGACTTGGATCTTCTTCGGTTTCTGGCTGGTGCTGGGCCTGGCCATCTACTTCGCGTACGGCCAGCGCCACTCACGGCTCAACGAGCGCTTCGCCGAGGCGAACGCGTCGGTCAACGGCACCCCATTGGCTACCGGAACACCCGGTTCCTCGGTGGAGCCGGCGGACGAAGATGAGCTGAGCCGGACCTGA
- a CDS encoding DUF779 domain-containing protein, which yields MPAEGLAAAVTLPGEDFSRVALTPAAVDLLRMLWERHGPLMFHQSGGCCDGSSPMCYPAGDFITGDSDVLLGLFDLADGLQPRPLEFWMSREQFNYWSHTHLTVDVVPGRGSGFSVEAPEGKRFLIRSTLMDWPS from the coding sequence ATGCCCGCTGAAGGGTTGGCTGCCGCCGTGACGCTGCCCGGGGAAGACTTCTCCCGGGTGGCGCTCACGCCGGCTGCCGTGGACCTGCTCCGGATGCTGTGGGAAAGGCATGGACCGCTCATGTTCCACCAGTCCGGCGGCTGCTGCGACGGGTCCTCGCCCATGTGCTATCCGGCCGGGGATTTCATCACGGGTGACTCGGACGTGCTCCTGGGGCTGTTCGACCTGGCGGATGGGCTGCAGCCCCGGCCGCTGGAATTCTGGATGTCCCGGGAGCAGTTCAACTACTGGAGCCACACCCACCTCACCGTCGACGTCGTACCGGGCCGGGGCAGCGGCTTTTCCGTTGAAGCGCCTGAGGGTAAACGCTTCCTCATCCGGTCAACGTTGATGGACTGGCCGTCCTAG
- a CDS encoding DNA topoisomerase IB, whose protein sequence is MRLRRSNASGRGYRRVAAGKGFSYRDLDGSTLPPGPVRDRLESIGIPPAWTDVWIAPFDNGHIQATGVDAVGRRQYIYHPEWRERKDRVKFDRSLQLAESLPAARRLVTMDLRGEGFSRERVLAGAFRMLDSGSLRVGSERYTNENGSRGLATLLCAHVQVRKDRILLRFPAKSGKDWESEIRDADLAALLRLLKRRGPNARLLAYKEGRTWRPVTSADINAYVKERTGSDFTAKDFRTLRGTVAAASSLARTGVQRTAAKRKRAISRAMFEAAETLGNTPSIARKSYVDPRVVDHYHDGETIDPKRLDSAESELRALLYREGKVVALAAN, encoded by the coding sequence GTGAGGCTCCGCCGCAGCAACGCCTCGGGCCGCGGCTACCGCAGGGTTGCCGCCGGCAAGGGCTTCAGTTACCGGGACCTGGATGGCTCCACCCTTCCACCGGGTCCCGTCCGGGACCGCCTGGAAAGCATCGGCATCCCGCCGGCCTGGACCGACGTCTGGATCGCCCCTTTTGACAACGGCCACATCCAGGCGACCGGAGTGGACGCCGTGGGGCGGCGCCAGTACATCTATCATCCCGAGTGGCGCGAGCGTAAGGACCGGGTGAAATTTGACCGGTCCCTCCAGTTGGCCGAATCGCTGCCCGCAGCCCGGCGGCTGGTCACCATGGACCTGCGTGGTGAAGGCTTCTCCCGTGAGCGCGTCCTGGCAGGGGCGTTCCGGATGCTGGACAGCGGATCCCTGCGGGTGGGCTCGGAACGCTACACGAACGAGAACGGCAGCAGGGGCCTGGCCACCCTCCTGTGCGCCCACGTCCAGGTGCGGAAGGACCGGATCCTGCTGCGTTTCCCGGCCAAGAGCGGCAAGGACTGGGAATCGGAAATCCGCGACGCCGACCTCGCCGCCCTGCTGCGCCTGCTCAAACGGCGGGGACCGAACGCCCGGCTCCTGGCCTACAAAGAGGGCAGGACCTGGCGCCCGGTCACCAGCGCGGACATCAATGCCTACGTGAAGGAGCGGACCGGCTCGGACTTCACCGCCAAGGACTTCCGGACCCTTCGCGGAACGGTGGCCGCTGCGTCCAGCCTGGCACGGACCGGGGTCCAGCGGACTGCCGCCAAACGGAAAAGGGCCATCAGCCGTGCGATGTTCGAGGCCGCCGAAACACTGGGCAACACCCCCTCCATCGCGCGCAAAAGCTACGTGGACCCGCGGGTGGTGGACCACTACCACGACGGCGAAACCATCGATCCGAAGCGCCTGGACTCGGCGGAATCAGAACTCAGGGCCCTCCTGTACCGCGAAGGCAAGGTGGTGGCCCTTGCCGCCAACTAG
- a CDS encoding aldehyde dehydrogenase family protein, whose translation MTVYAQPGTDGSKVTFKDRYENWIGGEWVAPVKGQYFENITPVTGKAFCQVARGTAEDIELALDAAHKAAPSWGKTSVAERAAILNKIADRIDENLEMLAVAETWDNGKPVRETLNADLPLAADHFRYFASAVRAQEGSLSQLDDNTTAYHFHEPLGVVGQIIPWNFPILMAVWKLAPALAAGNTVVLKPAEQTPSSILVLMELIGDLLPAGVVNVVNGFGVEAGKPLASSSRIRKIAFTGETTTGRLISQYASQNLIPVTLELGGKSPNIFFNDVAQENDAFYDKAQEGFALFAFNQGEVCTCPSRALIQEDIYDSFMADAVARVEKMIQGNPLDTDTQVGAQASNDQLEKILSYIDIGKQEGAKVLTGGARAELPGDLAGGFYVQPTVFEGHNRMRIFQEEIFGPVVAVTRFSDYNDAMGIANDTLYGLGAGVWSRSGNVAYRAGREIQAGRVWVNNYHAYPAGAAFGGYKSSGIGRENHAMMLDHYQQTKNLLVSYDENKLGFF comes from the coding sequence ATGACCGTTTACGCACAGCCGGGAACCGACGGTTCGAAGGTCACCTTCAAGGACCGCTACGAGAACTGGATTGGCGGCGAATGGGTGGCCCCGGTGAAGGGCCAGTACTTCGAAAACATCACCCCGGTGACGGGCAAGGCGTTCTGCCAGGTGGCCCGCGGCACCGCCGAGGACATCGAGCTCGCCCTGGATGCGGCACACAAGGCCGCACCCTCCTGGGGCAAGACGTCCGTGGCGGAACGGGCCGCCATCCTGAACAAGATCGCCGACCGCATCGACGAGAACCTCGAGATGCTCGCCGTCGCCGAAACCTGGGACAACGGCAAGCCCGTCCGGGAAACCCTCAACGCCGATCTGCCCCTTGCCGCGGACCACTTCCGCTACTTCGCCTCAGCAGTCCGGGCCCAGGAGGGCAGCCTCTCCCAGCTCGATGACAACACCACCGCCTACCACTTCCACGAACCCCTGGGTGTGGTGGGCCAGATCATCCCCTGGAACTTCCCCATCCTGATGGCCGTCTGGAAGCTTGCGCCCGCGCTCGCCGCAGGCAACACCGTGGTGCTCAAGCCCGCGGAGCAGACGCCGTCGTCCATCCTGGTGCTGATGGAACTGATCGGGGACCTGCTGCCCGCCGGCGTGGTGAACGTGGTCAACGGTTTCGGCGTGGAGGCCGGCAAGCCGCTGGCATCCAGTTCCCGGATCCGGAAGATCGCCTTCACCGGTGAAACCACCACCGGGCGGCTGATCAGCCAATACGCCAGCCAGAACCTGATTCCCGTCACCTTGGAATTGGGCGGCAAGAGCCCCAACATCTTCTTCAACGATGTTGCCCAGGAAAACGACGCCTTCTACGACAAGGCCCAGGAGGGCTTTGCGCTGTTCGCCTTCAACCAGGGCGAAGTCTGCACCTGCCCCTCGCGGGCGCTGATCCAGGAAGACATCTACGACTCCTTCATGGCCGATGCCGTGGCACGGGTGGAAAAGATGATCCAGGGCAACCCGCTGGACACCGACACGCAGGTGGGCGCCCAGGCTTCCAACGACCAGCTGGAGAAGATCCTGTCCTACATCGACATCGGAAAGCAGGAAGGCGCCAAGGTGCTCACCGGCGGCGCGCGGGCCGAACTCCCCGGCGACCTCGCGGGTGGATTCTACGTCCAGCCCACTGTGTTCGAAGGCCACAACCGGATGCGGATCTTCCAGGAGGAGATCTTCGGCCCCGTGGTGGCCGTAACCCGGTTCAGCGACTACAACGACGCCATGGGCATCGCCAACGACACCTTGTACGGACTGGGCGCCGGCGTCTGGTCCCGCAGCGGCAACGTTGCCTACCGCGCCGGCCGCGAAATCCAGGCCGGCCGCGTCTGGGTCAACAACTACCACGCCTACCCGGCAGGTGCCGCCTTCGGCGGCTACAAGTCCTCGGGCATCGGGCGCGAGAACCACGCCATGATGCTGGACCACTACCAGCAGACCAAGAACCTGCTGGTGAGCTACGACGAAAACAAGCTGGGCTTCTTCTAG
- the adhP gene encoding alcohol dehydrogenase AdhP: MTTTMQAAVVTEFGADLKVKDIAIPEPGPGQALVKVLTTGVCHTDLHAAEGDWPVKPSPPFVPGHEGVGEVVALGEGVSDLAVGDLVGNAWLWSACGDCQYCRTGWETLCEAQQNGGYSVDGSFGEYMLVDSRFAARIPAGSDPVEVAPVLCAGVTVYKGLKMTETRPGQWVTISGIGGLGHIAVQYAVAMGLRVAAVDIADDKLALAKAHGAELTVNALQEDPAEVIQRETGGCHGVLVTAVHPSAFGQAIGMARRGGTIVFNGLPPGDFPAPIFEIVLKGLTVRGSIVGTRQDLEEALDFYARGKIHPTVSVRGLSEVNAVFDEMKHAKIDGRVVLRF, encoded by the coding sequence ATGACGACGACAATGCAAGCAGCAGTAGTAACCGAATTCGGCGCCGACCTCAAGGTCAAGGACATCGCCATCCCCGAGCCGGGGCCAGGACAGGCGCTGGTCAAGGTCCTGACCACCGGCGTCTGCCACACCGACCTCCACGCCGCGGAAGGCGACTGGCCGGTCAAACCATCCCCTCCATTCGTTCCCGGCCATGAGGGCGTGGGCGAAGTGGTGGCCCTGGGCGAGGGGGTCTCAGACCTCGCGGTTGGTGACCTGGTGGGCAACGCCTGGCTGTGGTCAGCCTGTGGGGACTGCCAGTACTGCCGCACCGGGTGGGAAACGCTCTGCGAGGCGCAGCAGAACGGCGGATACAGCGTGGACGGTTCCTTCGGCGAATACATGCTGGTGGACTCCCGGTTCGCGGCCCGCATACCGGCGGGATCCGACCCCGTCGAGGTGGCGCCGGTGCTGTGCGCCGGCGTCACCGTCTACAAGGGCCTGAAGATGACCGAGACCCGGCCGGGGCAGTGGGTCACCATCTCGGGCATCGGTGGCCTGGGGCATATTGCCGTGCAGTACGCCGTGGCCATGGGGCTTCGTGTCGCCGCCGTGGACATCGCCGACGACAAACTGGCCCTTGCCAAGGCCCACGGCGCCGAACTTACGGTCAACGCGCTGCAGGAGGACCCGGCCGAAGTGATCCAGCGGGAAACAGGAGGCTGCCATGGAGTGCTGGTTACGGCGGTGCACCCGTCGGCGTTCGGCCAGGCCATTGGCATGGCCCGGCGCGGCGGCACCATCGTGTTCAACGGATTGCCCCCGGGGGACTTTCCGGCTCCGATCTTCGAGATTGTGCTCAAGGGACTGACCGTCCGCGGTTCCATCGTCGGGACCCGGCAGGACCTTGAGGAGGCCCTGGACTTCTATGCCCGGGGAAAAATCCATCCCACGGTCTCCGTCCGGGGGTTGTCCGAGGTCAACGCGGTGTTCGATGAGATGAAGCACGCCAAGATCGACGGCCGCGTGGTGCTGAGGTTCTGA
- a CDS encoding GAF domain-containing protein has protein sequence MTNLLHPEPRQRAALAGHERLGSDPGAATPEIPGLRNLIRESWQRSAGFKANPDNAAAPLALDWDELEDYRRQHPLAAIMPVINKLLVQPSHDSGLLVAVGDEVGRLLWVDGDPTLQRRAEGMMFVPGADWSEASVGTSAPGTALALGKGIQIAGAEHYQRTVHPWSCTAVPFHDPDSGAVLGVVDITGTATAVAPHTLSLVEATVAAAQAQLRVERLQHAAELARKPVRRRSAAAAGRGGGATEGSLYRNSLQLLGRDQALLSLGGRTVSLSARHSEILALLSAHPKGLSAEELSSLLYPGDGSTITLRAEMVRLRKVVQQLSPDAVPGSRPYRLPLDLVPDTGQVLSCLQRGAHRIALEIYRGEVLPRSEAPGILDLRTRVSSLLREAVLTDGSAESLLKYAALPEARDDVVIRRAALRLLPPRSPKRAAVVADLERLEAELHA, from the coding sequence ATGACGAACCTGCTCCACCCTGAACCGCGCCAGCGTGCCGCCCTGGCCGGCCATGAGCGCCTTGGATCGGACCCCGGCGCCGCAACCCCCGAGATCCCGGGGCTGCGCAACCTCATCAGGGAGTCCTGGCAGCGCTCGGCGGGCTTCAAGGCCAACCCTGACAATGCGGCCGCGCCGCTGGCCCTCGACTGGGACGAGCTGGAGGACTACCGCCGGCAGCACCCCCTGGCCGCGATCATGCCGGTCATCAACAAATTGCTGGTCCAGCCCAGCCATGACAGCGGGCTCCTGGTTGCGGTGGGCGACGAGGTGGGCAGGCTCCTGTGGGTGGACGGCGACCCCACGCTCCAGCGCCGCGCCGAAGGCATGATGTTCGTCCCCGGTGCAGACTGGTCCGAGGCCAGTGTTGGCACCAGTGCCCCGGGAACGGCCCTGGCCCTGGGCAAGGGCATCCAGATCGCCGGCGCTGAGCATTATCAGCGGACAGTCCATCCCTGGAGCTGCACTGCCGTCCCCTTCCACGACCCCGATTCCGGCGCCGTGCTGGGCGTGGTGGACATTACCGGAACGGCCACCGCGGTGGCGCCGCATACGTTGTCGCTCGTGGAGGCCACGGTGGCGGCCGCCCAGGCGCAGCTGCGGGTGGAGCGCCTGCAGCACGCGGCGGAGCTGGCCAGGAAGCCCGTGCGACGGCGGTCCGCGGCTGCCGCCGGACGCGGCGGCGGTGCCACGGAAGGCAGCCTCTACCGCAACAGCCTGCAGCTGCTGGGGCGCGACCAGGCCCTCCTCAGCCTTGGCGGCAGGACCGTTTCCCTGTCCGCGCGGCACAGCGAGATCCTGGCCCTGCTGAGCGCCCATCCGAAAGGACTCAGCGCCGAGGAACTCTCTTCGCTGCTCTACCCGGGGGATGGCTCCACCATCACGCTGCGGGCAGAGATGGTCCGGCTGCGCAAGGTCGTCCAGCAGCTGAGCCCCGACGCTGTTCCAGGCTCACGCCCTTACCGGCTCCCCCTGGACCTCGTGCCGGACACCGGCCAGGTGCTCAGCTGCCTGCAGCGCGGTGCGCACCGGATTGCCCTGGAGATCTACCGCGGCGAGGTGCTGCCGCGCTCGGAGGCGCCCGGCATTCTCGACCTTCGGACCAGGGTGTCGTCCCTGCTCCGGGAGGCGGTCCTCACGGACGGCAGTGCCGAGTCCCTGCTTAAGTACGCTGCGCTCCCGGAGGCCAGGGACGACGTCGTCATCCGCCGCGCCGCGCTCCGCCTCCTGCCGCCGCGCTCACCCAAGCGGGCCGCCGTGGTGGCCGACCTGGAACGGCTGGAAGCCGAACTGCACGCCTGA
- a CDS encoding TetR/AcrR family transcriptional regulator, whose protein sequence is MNTAGAGTRPYSSPKRATSAQETGRRILQATLGLFMEGPIADVTLNAVAARAGVTVQTVIRRYGDRLGLIHATAEFASAEVAGQRGAAPPGDVPAAVDNLLEHYETTGALALKMLAEEETSPVLAEITEGGRQFHREWCERVFAPFLTDDFLPDGVERKRRFAQFVALCDVYTWKLLRLDAGLSRDQVAHCLLEMLEPFIRRP, encoded by the coding sequence ATGAATACGGCCGGGGCGGGAACCCGTCCCTACAGCTCCCCCAAGCGTGCCACCTCCGCGCAGGAAACCGGGCGCCGGATCCTGCAGGCAACGCTGGGCCTCTTCATGGAGGGGCCCATCGCCGACGTGACGCTGAACGCCGTTGCGGCCCGCGCAGGGGTGACCGTCCAGACCGTTATCCGCCGCTACGGCGACCGCCTGGGCCTGATCCACGCCACCGCGGAATTCGCTTCAGCGGAGGTTGCCGGCCAGCGGGGTGCCGCTCCTCCCGGCGACGTACCCGCCGCCGTCGACAATCTCCTGGAGCACTACGAAACCACCGGCGCCCTGGCCCTGAAGATGCTGGCCGAGGAGGAAACTTCCCCCGTGCTCGCCGAGATCACCGAAGGCGGGCGGCAGTTCCACCGGGAGTGGTGCGAACGCGTCTTCGCGCCCTTCCTGACGGATGACTTCCTGCCGGACGGGGTGGAGCGGAAGCGCCGCTTTGCCCAGTTCGTCGCCCTCTGCGACGTCTACACCTGGAAACTGCTGCGCCTCGATGCCGGGCTCAGCCGCGACCAGGTGGCCCATTGCCTGCTCGAAATGCTGGAACCCTTCATCCGGAGGCCCTGA